A window of Sphingobacterium sp. SRCM116780 contains these coding sequences:
- a CDS encoding SPFH domain-containing protein, translating to MNLPFIEIIEATTPDPNLLLWKYKDEDKEIKNGAKLTVRESQSAIFLNEGQLADIFAPGLHTLSTENIPVLSKLKGWKYGFNSPFKADIYFVNTRQFVNNKWGTRAPIMMRDPEFGQVRIRAFGTFDIQIRHMGVFFRQYAGSFETFNIFELQHELRDFIAPKFVEVLAQQNMSVKDVAGNLTELSKQVEPFLKPYFEQFGIELITFTISSVTLPEEVSAHFDKITNMNMVNDMDKYTQFNTANAISQQGTVSNQATVNGMMAGMMMNQMQQHQPPNNSDDITVKLQKLKTLFESGLIDEEEYKTKKADLIKQL from the coding sequence ATGAACTTACCTTTTATAGAAATAATCGAAGCCACAACGCCAGATCCTAATCTGTTGCTATGGAAATACAAAGACGAAGATAAAGAGATTAAAAACGGCGCAAAGCTTACTGTAAGGGAATCTCAGTCCGCCATATTTCTCAATGAAGGACAGCTTGCTGATATTTTTGCTCCTGGACTGCATACGTTGAGTACGGAGAACATTCCAGTGTTAAGTAAACTCAAAGGTTGGAAATATGGCTTCAATAGTCCATTTAAAGCAGATATTTATTTTGTAAATACACGTCAGTTTGTAAACAACAAATGGGGAACTCGCGCCCCAATTATGATGCGGGATCCCGAATTCGGACAAGTACGCATTCGTGCATTTGGAACATTTGATATACAGATCCGCCATATGGGCGTTTTTTTTCGTCAATATGCTGGGAGTTTTGAGACCTTCAACATTTTTGAGTTACAGCACGAATTACGGGATTTTATTGCTCCGAAATTCGTTGAAGTATTGGCACAGCAGAATATGTCCGTAAAAGACGTCGCTGGTAATCTTACCGAATTGAGTAAGCAAGTAGAGCCATTTCTGAAACCGTATTTTGAGCAGTTCGGAATTGAACTGATAACTTTTACGATCAGCAGTGTAACACTTCCAGAAGAGGTATCGGCTCATTTTGATAAGATCACCAATATGAATATGGTAAATGATATGGATAAATATACCCAGTTCAATACCGCCAATGCGATCTCACAACAGGGAACGGTATCAAATCAGGCAACTGTAAACGGGATGATGGCGGGAATGATGATGAACCAAATGCAGCAACATCAGCCACCAAATAATAGCGATGACATAACGGTAAAATTGCAAAAGCTCAAAACACTTTTTGAAAGTGGATTGATTGACGAAGAAGAATATAAAACCAAAAAAGCAGATCTTATTAAACAACTGTAA
- a CDS encoding SMI1/KNR4 family protein, whose translation MMQIEYLTKMKNTPKIGKRENEGVSEEEISRLENKLNVTLPKAYKEFLLLGGRYDNIINNFELDFDGLESMQKLAKEKVETENLDLKNFWCFAEYGDFDSFMFFLLNDGENPAVYSFIAEKGLLNDKNEPVSYLKFRNSFNEYIDRCIDEALNDK comes from the coding sequence ATGATGCAAATAGAATATTTAACCAAAATGAAAAATACACCTAAGATTGGTAAAAGAGAAAATGAAGGAGTATCCGAGGAAGAAATTTCGCGGCTGGAAAATAAACTCAATGTAACTTTACCCAAAGCATATAAAGAGTTCTTGCTTTTAGGTGGAAGATATGATAATATCATTAATAATTTTGAATTGGATTTTGATGGTTTGGAATCTATGCAAAAATTAGCAAAAGAAAAAGTAGAGACAGAAAATCTAGATTTAAAAAATTTTTGGTGTTTTGCAGAATATGGTGATTTTGATTCTTTTATGTTCTTTTTATTAAATGATGGTGAAAATCCTGCTGTTTATAGCTTTATAGCAGAAAAAGGACTATTAAATGATAAGAATGAGCCTGTTTCGTATTTAAAATTTAGAAACTCTTTTAATGAATATATTGATAGATGTATTGATGAGGCGTTGAATGATAAATAA
- a CDS encoding phosphoheptose isomerase, whose product MVTDKSTLFEELDKALKEKGFEIEKSDQTRPWGGFFVINEDQAQKFANEYFDGLDVKDLKISDKLSPKILVVAPQKRLSWQYHHRRAEIWKVIHGTVGVMVSDTDDESVVQTLSAGSIIKLRQGQRHRLIGLDGYGILAEIWQHTDSENPSNEDDIVRVQDDFGR is encoded by the coding sequence ATGGTAACTGATAAATCGACGCTATTTGAGGAATTAGATAAAGCGTTAAAAGAAAAAGGATTTGAAATTGAAAAATCTGACCAAACAAGACCTTGGGGTGGTTTTTTTGTTATCAATGAAGATCAAGCGCAGAAATTTGCGAATGAATATTTCGATGGCCTAGACGTCAAAGATTTAAAAATTTCAGATAAACTAAGTCCAAAAATTTTAGTTGTAGCACCACAAAAAAGATTATCATGGCAATATCACCACCGTCGTGCTGAAATCTGGAAAGTAATCCATGGAACAGTTGGTGTGATGGTTTCGGATACAGATGATGAATCTGTTGTTCAGACCTTAAGTGCAGGTAGTATTATCAAACTTCGCCAAGGTCAACGCCACCGTCTAATTGGATTAGACGGATACGGTATCTTAGCGGAGATTTGGCAACATACAGATAGCGAAAATCCATCTAACGAAGATGATATTGTTCGCGTTCAGGATGATTTTGGCAGATAA
- a CDS encoding IS256 family transposase has product MKEKTPFDFDRFKQEAMQGLYNGKSLSPNDGVLAPLMKHLLESMMDGELENHLQEEKASGSSNRRNGKTKKTVRGLNTGTFELESGRDRSGTFEPKVVPKRQLIITEQLEGHVLGMYAKGMSTRAISDFIREMYAMDISATEISRITESVMPAVNEWRSRPLEAVYPFVFLDCMHYKIRQNGTVESRAIYNILGVGMDGRKDLIGLYSSENEGAKFWLSVLTDLKQRGVEDILIACIDGLKGFPEAIEAIFPKTKVQLCIVHQIRSSMRYVTEKDKKAVIEDLKPVYKAINEEMGYENLLAFEEKWGKKYPIAAKSWLDNWINLSTFFEYDEQVRKAIYTTNPIEGMHRQIRKITKSKGAFSSEQALMKLMFLIIKDISKKWTMPMHNWGLTISQLYIKFGDRLKLDRGF; this is encoded by the coding sequence ATGAAAGAAAAGACCCCATTCGACTTTGACCGCTTCAAACAGGAAGCCATGCAAGGTCTCTACAACGGCAAGAGTCTATCTCCCAACGACGGCGTTCTAGCGCCCTTAATGAAACATTTACTGGAGTCTATGATGGATGGAGAGCTAGAGAATCATCTTCAAGAGGAGAAGGCCTCTGGCAGCTCTAATCGTCGTAATGGAAAGACAAAAAAGACAGTTCGAGGTCTTAATACAGGTACTTTTGAACTAGAATCAGGGCGTGATAGATCTGGCACATTCGAACCTAAAGTAGTTCCCAAGCGTCAGCTTATTATTACAGAACAGCTAGAAGGGCATGTTCTTGGTATGTATGCCAAAGGCATGAGTACGCGTGCTATCAGCGATTTTATTCGTGAGATGTACGCTATGGATATTTCTGCTACTGAAATATCCCGTATCACAGAAAGTGTCATGCCAGCAGTAAATGAGTGGAGAAGTCGTCCATTGGAAGCAGTATATCCCTTTGTGTTCTTAGACTGCATGCACTATAAAATACGTCAGAATGGTACAGTTGAATCTAGGGCTATTTATAATATATTAGGTGTAGGGATGGATGGACGTAAAGATCTGATAGGTCTTTATAGCTCAGAGAATGAAGGTGCAAAGTTTTGGTTATCTGTTCTCACAGACCTAAAACAGCGTGGTGTCGAAGATATTCTAATTGCCTGTATCGATGGTTTGAAAGGCTTCCCCGAAGCTATTGAAGCTATTTTCCCTAAAACTAAAGTTCAGTTATGTATTGTCCACCAGATCAGATCAAGTATGCGCTATGTTACAGAAAAAGATAAAAAAGCAGTCATTGAAGATCTAAAACCTGTTTATAAAGCGATTAACGAAGAAATGGGCTACGAAAACTTACTCGCCTTTGAGGAGAAATGGGGTAAGAAATATCCAATTGCTGCTAAATCCTGGCTGGACAATTGGATCAACTTATCTACTTTTTTCGAATACGATGAACAGGTTCGCAAGGCTATTTACACCACTAATCCTATTGAAGGCATGCACCGTCAGATCCGTAAAATTACGAAGTCTAAAGGTGCATTCAGTTCTGAGCAAGCTCTTATGAAGTTAATGTTCCTGATAATTAAGGATATCTCTAAAAAGTGGACAATGCCGATGCACAACTGGGGCTTGACGATATCTCAACTTTATATTAAATTTGGAGATAGGCTCAAGCTGGATAGAGGATTTTAG
- a CDS encoding DUF6620 family protein, producing MSNPLLEPIHGVSLYDYATVSAKIASGIEQEAILKALGIENAIYEEASALWITRMQEDKDFVIITEFGKHYANTDNHPKLKDLKPEVSAEGAQNLEKLKSDRHFYEELCGARIAAYQYGYDGSQWILDNYGITLGEFQNVAMQWAEVSTAEAIGEDVEQVHYWSSFQQQKQAEYAQKFASEQGGNIGDDVEF from the coding sequence ATGAGTAATCCATTATTAGAACCAATTCACGGTGTTTCGCTTTACGATTATGCGACCGTGTCCGCTAAAATAGCATCAGGAATAGAGCAAGAAGCCATTTTAAAAGCTTTGGGTATTGAAAATGCCATTTATGAAGAAGCTTCAGCATTGTGGATTACCCGAATGCAGGAAGATAAGGATTTTGTGATTATAACCGAATTTGGTAAACATTACGCTAACACAGATAATCATCCTAAATTAAAAGATTTAAAACCAGAGGTTAGTGCTGAAGGTGCTCAGAATCTTGAAAAACTAAAATCGGACCGTCATTTCTATGAGGAGCTTTGCGGAGCAAGAATAGCTGCTTACCAGTATGGCTATGATGGATCACAATGGATACTGGATAATTACGGTATCACCTTAGGTGAATTTCAGAACGTAGCGATGCAATGGGCAGAGGTTTCGACCGCAGAGGCTATCGGTGAAGATGTGGAGCAAGTACATTATTGGTCAAGTTTTCAACAACAGAAGCAAGCGGAGTATGCTCAAAAATTTGCTTCTGAACAGGGTGGAAATATCGGTGATGATGTGGAGTTTTAA
- a CDS encoding SMI1/KNR4 family protein: protein MKNNPKVGRFENEGISEVEIDKLEQWFTIKFPQAYKEFLYLGGETEQIIDGWSSEAKYLNWRQQNIKESMESVNLKLRPYFAFADFNGSNCLFFFLDEGENPPVYGYDESKIYTNENGDEVYFIKTHVSFSSFIEEFINHALNNK from the coding sequence ATGAAAAATAATCCTAAAGTAGGAAGATTTGAAAACGAAGGGATATCTGAGGTAGAAATTGATAAATTAGAACAATGGTTCACTATCAAATTTCCTCAGGCCTATAAAGAATTTTTATATTTAGGAGGAGAAACTGAGCAGATTATTGATGGTTGGAGTTCAGAAGCAAAATATCTAAATTGGCGACAACAAAATATAAAGGAGAGTATGGAAAGTGTAAATTTGAAGCTAAGACCATATTTTGCTTTTGCTGATTTTAACGGAAGCAATTGTCTCTTTTTCTTTTTGGATGAAGGTGAAAATCCACCTGTCTATGGATATGATGAGAGTAAGATTTATACAAATGAAAATGGAGATGAAGTTTATTTTATAAAAACACATGTTTCTTTTAGTAGTTTTATTGAGGAATTTATAAATCATGCTCTTAACAATAAATAA
- a CDS encoding SMI1/KNR4 family protein, which produces MDLTYLKNLENYYINNPKISRIGISEQQIEKLEKELSIELPKAYKEFLNLAGDRDNLLGDWNRGFDQLSWIQEEIKESMTDVNLHLKPFFVFAEYSRDQALFFFLNEGENPSVYAYYEERIEENGKEVFYIKFRNSFSEYIDRCINEMLTNK; this is translated from the coding sequence ATGGACTTAACATATTTGAAAAATTTAGAAAATTATTATATCAATAATCCTAAGATATCTAGAATTGGTATATCTGAACAACAAATTGAAAAATTAGAAAAAGAGCTGAGTATTGAATTACCTAAAGCATATAAAGAATTTCTAAACCTAGCGGGAGATAGAGATAATCTTTTAGGTGATTGGAATAGAGGATTCGACCAATTAAGTTGGATACAAGAAGAAATAAAAGAGAGTATGACAGATGTAAACTTACACTTAAAACCTTTTTTTGTCTTTGCAGAATATAGTAGAGATCAAGCCTTATTTTTCTTTTTAAATGAAGGGGAAAATCCCTCAGTTTATGCTTATTATGAAGAAAGAATAGAAGAAAACGGTAAAGAAGTTTTTTATATTAAGTTTAGAAATTCTTTCAGCGAATATATTGATAGATGCATTAATGAAATGTTGACCAATAAATAA
- a CDS encoding helix-turn-helix domain-containing protein encodes MSEIKIDRENTSFMQAVAFVNQTNQHIFLTGKAGTGKTTFLKYIRDHSYKKMAITAPTGVAAMNAGGTTLHSLFWLPFGTFIEDYELKWDEQDGHIYNKSRLFSTIKLTKQRRTILQELELLVIDEVSMVRADTLDAINVILQSVRRDMRPFGGLQLLFIGDLYQLPPVVRDHEWQVLRNHYSSIFFFNAKVLRDNPPILLELDKIYRQQDEGFISILNAIRNNNCDTEMLQQLNGYYHPDFEPKEGDQFITLTSHNRNADDINGKALASLSGKMLNLKAVVKDDFAQGSYPAEEILSLKVGAQVMFIRNDTGDDRKYYNGKIGTVKEINLQAESVTVSFPDGSEDVVAKRETWENIKYNYDKGQDQIKEEVLGTFSQFPLRLAWAITIHKSQGLTFDKAIIDAGTSFAAGQVYVALSRLTSLKGLVLKSIIPSYAIRTDAQVVEFALRSSFQTDIKEILEQCQRSYLAQNLINCFRWDALTGACQDQVTALADRNIDSKIEAEAFWATVQSNLATQEKVAHKFIGQLYELLKKTDEHVDYVLICERTTSAVSWFLPKMDKDLVEALDKHIKEWQIKKRTKKYIDEAKELLLDFKRKREQLQQCLIIADALSKKDDFQTALEQVQEQSKTKEKEDLVVQKEEGASPGKLDTKQVTLELYKDGATIEEIAVKRGMVAGTIYGHLIHFVGTEVEATELIAQSKLEIIVNAIKTNPGKSSSELKMILGADIDYPDIKIGQKVLETPVHD; translated from the coding sequence ATGTCAGAAATTAAGATCGATCGTGAGAATACATCTTTTATGCAAGCTGTTGCTTTTGTCAACCAGACAAATCAACATATTTTTCTTACGGGAAAAGCAGGAACGGGTAAAACGACATTTCTGAAATACATACGTGATCATAGTTATAAAAAAATGGCGATTACTGCCCCCACTGGTGTGGCAGCTATGAATGCTGGGGGGACAACCTTACACTCTTTGTTTTGGTTGCCTTTTGGAACTTTTATAGAAGACTATGAATTAAAATGGGATGAGCAAGACGGCCATATTTATAATAAGAGTCGATTGTTTAGCACCATTAAACTGACAAAACAACGCCGTACGATCCTTCAGGAATTGGAATTGTTGGTTATCGATGAGGTATCGATGGTTCGTGCAGATACGCTGGATGCCATCAATGTCATCCTGCAATCTGTCCGTCGTGATATGCGACCTTTTGGAGGTTTACAATTACTTTTTATTGGAGATTTATATCAATTGCCTCCTGTGGTACGTGACCATGAATGGCAGGTGCTTCGTAATCATTATAGTTCGATATTTTTCTTTAATGCAAAGGTGCTACGGGACAATCCTCCAATTTTGTTGGAACTGGATAAAATCTATCGACAACAGGATGAAGGTTTTATTTCTATTCTGAATGCTATTCGCAACAATAATTGCGACACAGAGATGTTGCAACAGCTCAATGGATATTATCATCCTGATTTTGAACCTAAAGAAGGAGATCAATTTATTACACTGACTTCCCATAACCGTAATGCGGATGATATAAACGGCAAAGCATTAGCCAGTTTATCGGGTAAAATGCTCAATCTGAAAGCTGTCGTGAAGGATGATTTTGCACAAGGATCGTATCCTGCAGAAGAGATTTTATCGTTGAAGGTTGGTGCTCAAGTGATGTTCATTCGTAATGATACGGGTGACGATCGGAAGTATTACAATGGAAAAATCGGTACTGTAAAAGAAATCAATCTGCAAGCAGAAAGCGTAACAGTTTCATTTCCGGATGGGAGTGAAGATGTCGTTGCCAAACGGGAGACTTGGGAGAATATTAAATATAATTATGATAAAGGGCAAGATCAGATCAAAGAAGAGGTGCTGGGAACTTTTTCACAATTTCCGTTGCGGTTAGCGTGGGCTATTACGATTCACAAAAGCCAAGGTTTGACCTTTGATAAGGCTATTATCGATGCAGGAACCTCTTTTGCTGCTGGGCAGGTGTATGTCGCACTCAGTAGATTAACAAGTCTAAAAGGCTTGGTATTAAAATCCATTATCCCGAGTTATGCTATTCGTACCGATGCACAGGTTGTCGAATTTGCCTTGCGTTCTTCTTTTCAAACTGATATCAAAGAAATATTGGAACAGTGTCAAAGAAGCTACCTGGCTCAGAATCTGATCAATTGTTTCCGTTGGGATGCTTTGACGGGTGCTTGTCAAGATCAGGTAACGGCATTGGCTGATCGAAATATTGATAGCAAAATAGAAGCGGAAGCTTTTTGGGCAACTGTGCAATCCAATTTAGCAACACAAGAAAAAGTAGCGCATAAATTTATTGGTCAATTGTATGAATTGTTGAAAAAGACGGATGAACATGTTGATTACGTGTTAATCTGTGAGCGCACAACTTCTGCTGTTAGCTGGTTTCTGCCCAAAATGGACAAAGACCTAGTTGAAGCCTTAGATAAACACATCAAAGAATGGCAGATTAAAAAGCGTACAAAAAAATATATCGATGAGGCGAAAGAGTTGTTGTTGGATTTTAAGCGTAAAAGGGAACAATTGCAACAATGTCTGATCATTGCAGATGCATTGTCCAAGAAAGATGATTTTCAAACGGCTTTAGAGCAAGTACAGGAACAATCGAAGACGAAAGAGAAGGAAGACCTTGTCGTACAAAAAGAGGAGGGAGCATCTCCTGGGAAGCTGGATACAAAACAGGTGACATTGGAATTGTATAAAGATGGGGCTACTATTGAAGAAATTGCTGTAAAAAGAGGCATGGTGGCAGGAACGATCTATGGTCATCTCATTCATTTTGTGGGGACTGAAGTCGAAGCGACAGAATTGATCGCACAGAGTAAGTTGGAGATTATTGTGAATGCGATTAAAACCAATCCTGGAAAATCATCATCAGAATTAAAAATGATTTTAGGGGCAGATATCGATTATCCCGACATTAAAATTGGACAAAAAGTGCTAGAAACCCCCGTTCATGATTAA
- a CDS encoding PEGA domain-containing protein: protein MTTKSELKRFFENGDVPDQEQFWAWLESYWHKEEMMDAASMQYTNPLPSIYPVGGVPVGTTFDQMPIKDLLDLIFYGKTKRTLTITTTPVDATVKINDVVGNTSNMTIGTTVSYTVERPGYFPKTATVTVTEDMTIDVALEPDLSNTEITFTVRTTQLNEQVPIALLRTSDTQTLAKINYGDGKEDLVSVPPFNGSQSWTDNEGNIHYVDNGNTFYHVFDNIGDYVVTINAGSNVSYVRFCEGLTSGAGYLSPTINNYVQEISKFRSDSLANLDYTFAGLSQANVSTSFKLETPQVTSMNATFYGFGVSREFDSFPADMLAQITKPTILMGTFFKAGLKKILPGLLDSFADLVSVFECFKNSKLGKGYYNGITAGNYRDKHSINSSYDFIPVSLFWKNPKLKDVSHCFNYIGEGGFGNLTSGYLAFNIVRRELFWNGKSVGNATGTIENAFYLFAKNNRILCEANFLKYAPNMKHIGGMFTQTNHVSHAISWGGMIPIAKNETTSIRSNDGGQPFEMAGNGLTYDLNVMFPDASYPNILTLNGAFTAAATGATYGFNHDLNYTASASPVTINQSFNAADFLAKFPNAKAGSVDAYAKQMLGQSGGTTDEKNDGRNGVFYLLNQDTRITDKATLPALVFNNAIPY from the coding sequence ATGACAACAAAATCAGAATTAAAAAGGTTTTTTGAAAATGGGGATGTCCCTGATCAAGAACAATTTTGGGCATGGCTGGAGAGCTACTGGCACAAGGAAGAAATGATGGATGCTGCATCGATGCAGTATACCAATCCGCTTCCGAGCATTTACCCGGTAGGAGGAGTACCTGTTGGGACAACATTCGACCAAATGCCTATTAAGGATTTATTAGATTTAATTTTCTACGGAAAGACAAAACGTACATTGACGATCACCACAACACCTGTCGATGCGACGGTTAAGATCAATGATGTTGTAGGAAATACCAGCAATATGACCATAGGAACAACGGTGAGCTATACGGTAGAAAGACCGGGGTATTTTCCAAAAACAGCAACGGTGACGGTTACAGAAGACATGACGATCGATGTTGCACTCGAACCAGATCTGTCGAATACCGAGATCACATTCACAGTAAGAACTACCCAACTAAATGAGCAGGTGCCTATCGCACTTTTGCGGACTTCGGACACCCAGACACTCGCTAAGATTAACTATGGCGATGGAAAAGAAGACCTGGTTTCGGTGCCTCCTTTCAATGGTTCCCAGTCCTGGACGGATAATGAAGGAAATATTCATTATGTAGACAATGGTAATACTTTTTATCATGTCTTCGATAATATTGGAGACTATGTAGTCACCATAAATGCTGGATCCAACGTCAGCTATGTACGATTCTGTGAAGGTTTGACAAGCGGGGCAGGATATCTATCTCCAACCATCAACAATTATGTACAGGAGATTTCGAAGTTCAGGTCTGATTCGTTAGCGAATCTGGATTATACCTTTGCTGGTTTATCCCAGGCAAATGTCAGTACAAGTTTTAAATTGGAAACACCGCAAGTAACCAGCATGAACGCCACATTTTACGGTTTTGGGGTAAGCAGGGAGTTTGACAGTTTTCCTGCAGACATGCTTGCGCAGATTACCAAACCAACGATATTAATGGGTACATTCTTTAAAGCAGGGCTTAAAAAGATTCTTCCTGGACTATTGGACAGTTTCGCTGATCTGGTGAGTGTTTTTGAATGTTTTAAAAACTCGAAACTTGGAAAAGGATACTACAATGGAATCACAGCAGGAAATTATAGAGATAAACACAGTATAAACTCATCCTATGATTTTATACCGGTATCCTTATTCTGGAAGAATCCGAAATTAAAAGATGTATCGCATTGTTTTAACTATATCGGCGAAGGTGGATTTGGTAACCTGACTTCAGGATACCTGGCGTTTAATATTGTGCGTAGAGAACTGTTCTGGAACGGAAAATCAGTGGGTAATGCAACGGGTACGATCGAAAATGCATTCTACCTATTTGCTAAAAACAATCGGATCCTATGTGAAGCGAACTTCCTGAAATATGCGCCCAATATGAAACATATCGGCGGTATGTTTACGCAGACCAATCATGTGTCCCATGCGATTAGCTGGGGAGGAATGATTCCTATTGCCAAGAATGAGACGACTTCCATTCGTTCCAATGATGGGGGACAACCATTTGAAATGGCAGGAAATGGCTTAACCTATGATTTAAATGTGATGTTCCCGGATGCGAGTTATCCGAATATCCTGACTTTAAACGGTGCGTTTACGGCAGCTGCTACAGGAGCGACATATGGATTTAATCATGATCTGAACTATACTGCTAGTGCTAGTCCGGTCACCATCAACCAAAGTTTCAATGCTGCAGACTTCCTGGCTAAATTTCCAAATGCGAAAGCAGGAAGTGTAGATGCTTATGCTAAACAGATGCTTGGACAGTCGGGAGGAACAACAGATGAGAAGAATGATGGCCGTAACGGTGTGTTCTATCTGCTGAATCAGGATACCAGAATCACGGACAAGGCAACTTTGCCAGCACTTGTTTTCAACAACGCGATTCCATATTAA
- a CDS encoding DUF4279 domain-containing protein, whose amino-acid sequence MKHDLSLRFCIWQYEDVTHEEITSTLGLLPYKVYVKGEHVYPQYERLAKDSGWIYGTPYNNPDDFVTQMDKILDALEPKIPILREYAEKYHCEFSCAIFINNKEESAPRIYLDKRYNAFIREVNAIFDVEIYTPDLDDEEE is encoded by the coding sequence ATGAAACACGATTTAAGTTTAAGGTTTTGTATCTGGCAATACGAAGATGTCACACATGAAGAGATTACAAGTACGCTTGGCTTACTTCCTTATAAGGTATATGTAAAAGGAGAACACGTATATCCTCAATATGAAAGATTAGCAAAAGACAGTGGATGGATATATGGAACTCCTTACAACAACCCAGATGATTTTGTAACACAAATGGATAAAATATTGGATGCTCTCGAACCTAAAATTCCTATTTTACGAGAATACGCAGAAAAATATCATTGTGAATTTTCTTGCGCTATTTTTATCAATAATAAGGAAGAAAGTGCTCCTCGAATTTATCTTGATAAGAGATATAATGCTTTTATCAGAGAAGTGAATGCCATCTTTGATGTTGAAATTTATACTCCTGATTTAGACGATGAAGAAGAATGA
- a CDS encoding RHS repeat-associated core domain-containing protein translates to MLDLSGRWKSEHLNQIGSSGSYRFLHKDYLGSILAISSEDGTLLEERHFDAWGNLTHGTMDLLDRGYTSHEHFDEIGIVHMNGRLYDPSLRRFLNADEHIQDIFNTQNYNKYGYVLNNPLMHNDPNGEVFFFAFLAAWGLSALWATVATGAIIGAGIGLASYTLGLAVSGNIGQWSVGGALRATLFGAVSGAVTAGIGELFSTAAQTFGNALLQAGVHGVAQGVLGLVQGANFLSSAAGGLLGSLGAYGWGQMMNGVGLAQFSQSTYGMIGFGALSGGIGAELTGGNFWQGAIVGGVVAGLNHAMHKLAGPGDEKGKGRSAKATNDAQGDKLNWFNEDEDGGLYTVANNDNNVPEGTVRIYAHGNKNLIVGPDGVSIKNAEQFDKALMERSPTWRNYRENGGSIKIELMSCNTGNGFASMISKAFRFSSVMAPNNYYVAITKRNVSWGTVSGRNNLINPGRWYNFVNGQNMTTINLQLGYGK, encoded by the coding sequence ATGTTGGATTTAAGTGGCCGCTGGAAAAGCGAACACTTAAACCAGATAGGGAGTAGTGGTTCTTATAGATTCTTGCACAAGGATTATTTAGGCAGTATCTTAGCCATCAGTAGCGAAGACGGTACTTTGTTAGAAGAGCGTCATTTTGATGCCTGGGGCAATCTGACCCATGGAACAATGGATCTGCTAGATAGAGGATATACTTCTCATGAACATTTTGACGAGATAGGGATTGTCCATATGAATGGTCGTTTATATGACCCATCGTTGAGGAGATTCTTAAATGCTGATGAGCATATTCAGGATATATTCAATACCCAAAATTACAATAAATATGGGTATGTGCTGAACAATCCATTGATGCACAATGATCCAAATGGAGAGGTGTTCTTCTTTGCATTCTTAGCAGCTTGGGGGTTAAGCGCCTTATGGGCAACTGTAGCGACAGGAGCGATTATTGGAGCAGGTATTGGACTAGCAAGTTATACGCTTGGCCTAGCGGTTTCTGGAAATATAGGCCAATGGAGTGTTGGAGGAGCACTCAGAGCAACTTTATTTGGTGCTGTTTCTGGTGCTGTTACAGCTGGTATTGGGGAACTATTTAGTACCGCGGCACAAACTTTTGGCAATGCACTCTTGCAAGCGGGGGTACATGGTGTTGCCCAAGGCGTTCTGGGGCTGGTCCAAGGAGCAAATTTCTTAAGTTCAGCAGCTGGAGGTTTGTTAGGAAGTTTAGGTGCTTACGGTTGGGGCCAAATGATGAACGGTGTAGGATTAGCTCAATTTTCTCAAAGTACCTATGGAATGATTGGTTTTGGAGCCTTATCTGGTGGTATCGGAGCGGAACTTACTGGTGGTAACTTCTGGCAAGGTGCAATCGTAGGAGGTGTTGTCGCTGGATTGAATCATGCGATGCATAAGTTAGCAGGCCCAGGGGATGAAAAAGGAAAAGGTCGTTCCGCAAAAGCCACAAATGATGCACAAGGAGATAAATTGAATTGGTTTAATGAGGACGAAGATGGCGGTCTTTATACCGTTGCTAACAATGATAACAATGTTCCTGAAGGAACAGTTAGGATATATGCTCACGGAAATAAAAATTTGATAGTTGGTCCTGATGGAGTGTCTATTAAGAATGCAGAACAATTTGATAAAGCCCTTATGGAAAGAAGCCCAACTTGGAGAAATTACAGAGAAAACGGAGGAAGCATAAAAATAGAATTAATGTCTTGCAATACAGGTAATGGATTTGCCAGTATGATTTCAAAGGCTTTTAGATTTTCTTCAGTTATGGCACCTAATAATTATTATGTTGCAATTACAAAAAGGAATGTTTCTTGGGGAACTGTATCGGGTCGAAATAACTTAATTAATCCTGGAAGATGGTATAATTTTGTTAATGGTCAAAATATGACTACTATAAATTTACAATTGGGATACGGAAAATAA